One window of the Paenibacillus beijingensis genome contains the following:
- a CDS encoding DMT family transporter, with translation MKRAGKLSGSIEFLYIVGIIAISFSSIFVRWSDAEVSVIAMYRLYLTNLILLPLAWKYRKELFRLKGRDWMWLALSGVALGFHFLFWMGSLRLTTVASSTVILTLEPILVMIGSYMLYRTRTNRVMIAGMMLAAIGSAAIGAGDFGMSDAALLGDALSLLGTVAVAVHMLIGKQLRERLEAFVYNFWVFGMAATTLGIYNVAEGIPLGERLSAIQLYAGLLILLGVWLFIRFGKEPPRIPLAAADKKG, from the coding sequence ATGAAACGTGCTGGAAAGCTTTCGGGATCGATCGAGTTCCTTTATATCGTCGGCATCATCGCCATTTCTTTTTCGTCGATTTTTGTGCGCTGGTCGGATGCGGAAGTATCCGTTATTGCCATGTACCGTCTTTATTTGACGAATTTGATTTTGCTTCCGCTCGCATGGAAGTACCGCAAGGAGCTGTTCCGCCTCAAGGGCAGGGATTGGATGTGGCTCGCTCTGTCCGGCGTGGCGCTCGGCTTTCATTTTTTGTTCTGGATGGGGTCGCTCCGGCTGACGACGGTCGCCAGCTCGACGGTTATTTTGACGCTGGAGCCGATTCTCGTCATGATTGGTTCATATATGCTGTACCGCACCCGTACGAACCGGGTTATGATCGCCGGTATGATGCTGGCGGCCATCGGCTCGGCCGCGATCGGCGCGGGAGATTTCGGCATGTCGGATGCGGCGCTGCTCGGCGATGCGTTGTCCCTGCTGGGGACGGTGGCAGTGGCTGTTCATATGCTGATCGGCAAACAATTGCGGGAGCGGCTGGAGGCGTTTGTCTACAATTTCTGGGTGTTTGGCATGGCGGCAACGACGCTCGGCATTTATAATGTTGCTGAGGGGATACCGCTCGGGGAGCGGCTTTCGGCGATCCAGCTGTACGCGGGCCTGCTCATATTGCTTGGCGTCTGGCTGTTTATCCGGTTCGGCAAAGAGCCGCCGCGCATTCCGCTGGCCGCTGCGGACAAAAAGGGCTGA
- a CDS encoding GNAT family N-acetyltransferase — protein MPQFTARPQNDWKVVPMTERHGEEICGWRYEPPYDLYGWDSWKTICRLEIEFGDPELRSRQYASVTDDRGELKGFAQFFPMEGVIRLGLGMRPDLCGRGFGPYFVSIIVQEAARRAPDAEIDLEVLSWNRRAVRAYEKAGFRLTDTYSKRTPSGPAQFHCMVFEPDTPL, from the coding sequence ATGCCGCAATTCACTGCCCGCCCGCAAAATGACTGGAAAGTCGTCCCGATGACGGAGCGCCACGGCGAAGAAATATGCGGATGGCGCTATGAACCGCCCTACGATTTGTACGGCTGGGATTCTTGGAAAACGATATGCAGGCTCGAAATCGAATTCGGAGATCCCGAACTGCGGAGCCGGCAGTATGCGTCCGTCACCGATGACCGGGGAGAATTAAAGGGGTTTGCGCAGTTTTTTCCAATGGAGGGGGTCATTCGTCTTGGTCTCGGCATGCGCCCGGACCTGTGCGGCCGCGGCTTTGGCCCGTATTTCGTTTCCATCATCGTACAAGAAGCGGCGCGCAGAGCACCCGATGCCGAGATTGACCTGGAAGTGCTCAGCTGGAACCGGAGAGCGGTCCGCGCTTATGAAAAGGCCGGCTTCCGTCTAACCGATACGTATTCCAAACGTACCCCGAGCGGACCCGCACAATTCCACTGCATGGTGTTCGAGCCGGATACGCCGCTTTGA
- a CDS encoding MFS transporter, whose protein sequence is MRKLIRLGCLSYFVIGLAHIVAGAVLEPLISMYEIDYKAGGQWIMNQFFGFLIGVLLAPWITGWLGRRGGMVLAMGCLTATEAVYSMLLPWHFILIFAPLAGFGFGLTEAVVGALVLDVFANKRATYIGWLETFFGLGALTMPVIAAWLIGQGIWQMSFPVLTALSGITLLLWLTLSFGRADEQIGYHFYRSREPAERAGAVPAGPSSSAGRMREKPRYRAADFVLLLLGMTFFLVYIGLEISFSNYLPSILKLEADFGESQASSVLGLYWCAMVIGRLLIGRMTRLSGYKRYLLLTTGGSLFLFALLVLPLSAGWLLAVIVAIGLLMAGVFAVALIYVNERLPGMTGRTTSLLVASGGLGGAVFPKITGWLLDGYDGASALRFFALLSGLVLVLLLLLLGLEGWHRTRGHHGA, encoded by the coding sequence ATGCGCAAATTGATAAGGCTCGGTTGTCTGTCGTATTTCGTGATCGGACTCGCCCATATCGTGGCGGGCGCGGTGTTGGAACCCTTAATCAGTATGTATGAAATCGATTATAAAGCGGGCGGCCAGTGGATCATGAACCAGTTCTTCGGCTTTCTGATCGGCGTGCTGCTGGCGCCCTGGATTACCGGATGGCTCGGCCGCCGCGGCGGTATGGTGCTTGCCATGGGCTGCCTGACGGCGACGGAAGCGGTATACAGCATGCTACTTCCATGGCACTTTATTCTGATCTTCGCCCCGCTGGCCGGGTTCGGCTTCGGGCTCACGGAAGCGGTCGTGGGCGCGCTTGTCTTGGACGTCTTCGCGAACAAGAGAGCCACTTATATTGGCTGGCTGGAAACGTTCTTTGGCCTCGGCGCGCTTACGATGCCGGTTATTGCCGCCTGGCTGATCGGGCAGGGCATTTGGCAAATGTCGTTCCCGGTTTTGACAGCGCTGTCCGGAATCACCCTGCTGCTCTGGCTGACGCTTTCGTTCGGCAGGGCCGACGAGCAGATCGGATACCATTTCTACCGGAGCCGGGAGCCGGCAGAGAGAGCCGGCGCTGTGCCCGCAGGACCGTCCTCCTCGGCCGGCCGCATGCGGGAGAAGCCCCGTTACCGGGCTGCGGACTTCGTATTGCTGCTGCTCGGCATGACCTTTTTTCTTGTATATATCGGATTGGAAATCAGCTTCTCCAATTATTTACCCTCCATTTTGAAGCTTGAGGCAGATTTTGGAGAATCGCAGGCATCGTCCGTGCTTGGCTTATACTGGTGCGCGATGGTAATCGGGCGTCTGCTGATCGGACGGATGACCCGGCTCAGCGGGTACAAGCGGTATCTGCTTCTTACAACCGGCGGATCGCTTTTCCTGTTTGCGCTGCTCGTATTGCCGCTGTCAGCCGGGTGGCTGCTGGCGGTCATCGTCGCGATCGGTCTGTTGATGGCAGGCGTGTTTGCGGTGGCGCTTATTTACGTCAACGAACGATTACCCGGCATGACCGGCCGCACGACCAGCCTTCTGGTCGCCAGCGGCGGCCTGGGCGGTGCCGTTTTTCCCAAAATAACCGGCTGGCTGCTCGATGGTTACGACGGTGCTTCGGCGCTTCGTTTTTTTGCGCTGCTGTCCGGCTTGGTGCTCGTGCTGCTCCTTCTGCTGCTGGGACTGGAAGGATGGCACCGGACAAGGGGACATCACGGCGCCTGA
- a CDS encoding sulfurtransferase encodes MNETVSLKWLLARLYEPDLVIVDCRSALGKPGAGREAFEEAHIPGAVHLDLEQDLSGPLAEHGGRHPLPEPARLAEVFGKAGISADKRVVAYDDQGGMMAARLWWLLRYTGHEAVYVTDQGFTAWREAGYPVTKDEPVRIPARYIPALKPEMLASVEDVRQASESGDIVLIDSREPRRYLGEEEPIDAKAGHIPGAVNKFWKHVLDENGRWRSGEEARELFQDIPADKEIIVYCGSGVSACPNVLALRAAGYGNVKLYAGSWSDWISYGDKPIATGDE; translated from the coding sequence ATGAATGAAACGGTATCGCTAAAATGGCTTCTGGCCCGGTTATATGAACCGGACCTCGTTATTGTAGACTGCAGGTCCGCGCTCGGCAAGCCCGGTGCGGGACGGGAGGCGTTCGAGGAAGCGCACATTCCCGGCGCCGTCCATCTGGACCTGGAGCAGGACTTGTCGGGGCCGCTTGCGGAGCATGGAGGGCGCCATCCGCTTCCCGAGCCCGCGCGTCTTGCGGAGGTGTTCGGCAAGGCCGGCATCAGCGCGGACAAGCGCGTCGTCGCTTATGACGATCAGGGCGGCATGATGGCCGCGCGTCTGTGGTGGCTGCTCCGCTATACGGGGCATGAGGCCGTCTATGTGACGGATCAAGGCTTCACCGCTTGGCGCGAAGCCGGGTATCCGGTGACGAAGGACGAGCCGGTGCGCATTCCGGCGCGGTATATCCCTGCGCTCAAGCCGGAAATGCTGGCAAGCGTGGAAGATGTGCGTCAGGCGAGCGAAAGTGGTGACATCGTGCTGATCGATTCGCGGGAGCCGCGGCGCTACCTCGGTGAAGAGGAGCCGATCGACGCCAAGGCGGGTCATATTCCGGGAGCGGTCAACAAGTTCTGGAAGCATGTACTGGACGAGAACGGCCGCTGGCGCAGCGGCGAAGAAGCGCGGGAGTTGTTTCAAGATATTCCCGCCGATAAGGAAATTATCGTGTATTGCGGCTCCGGCGTCAGCGCCTGCCCGAATGTGCTCGCGCTGCGCGCAGCAGGGTACGGGAATGTGAAGCTGTATGCCGGAAGCTGGAGCGATTGGATTAGTTATGGGGACAAACCAATTGCCACTGGTGACGAGTAA